The following coding sequences are from one Triticum dicoccoides isolate Atlit2015 ecotype Zavitan chromosome 4A, WEW_v2.0, whole genome shotgun sequence window:
- the LOC119288205 gene encoding transcription factor MYB53-like, giving the protein MGRSPCCDGEAGVKKGPWTPEEDKLLVDYIQEKGHGSWRRLPKLAGLNRCGKSCRLRWTNYLRPDIKRGRFTEDEEKLIIHLHSLLGNKWSSIATKLPGRTDNEIKNYWNTHLRKKLLGMGIDPVTHRPRTDLSLLAGLPGLLAAAGNFGGAGSATGAWDMNALRLQADAAKFQLLQGLVRALTTAAVPALAPGMDNLMALLAASNGGQNGAGGVDQSMLLQQCQWDGMNNLPALTNSAPASGMHNISGMFDSFGAGDGLSSTELGCHGGASGSNVTVDAVAPPRPMVANDRDCNNNGGGGVSCEQTPASSPFDGLESLNLMDDLNTDGSWKDLLDQMSWLNSSEL; this is encoded by the exons ATGGGGCGGTCGCCGTGCTGCGACGGGGAGGCGGGCGTGAAGAAGGGCCCGTGGACGCCCGAGGAGGACAAGCTGCTGGTGGACTACATCCAGGAGAAGGGCCACGGCAGCTGGCGCCGCCTGCCCAAGCTCGCCGGCCTCAACCGCTGCGGCAAGAGCTGCCGCCTCCGCTGGACCAACTACCTCCGCCCCGACATCAAGCGCGGCCGCTTCACCGAAGACGAGGAGAAGCTCATCATCCACCTCCACTCCCTCCTCGGCAACAA GTGGTCGTCGATTGCTACGAAGCTGCCGGGGAGGACGGACAACGAGATCAAGAACTACTGGAACACGCACCTGCGCAAGAAGCTGCTCGGCATGGGCATCGACCCCGTCACGCACCGCCCGCGCACCGACCTCAGCCTGCTCGCCGGGCTCCCGGGCCTCCTCGCGGCAGCCGGTAACTTCGGCGGCGCCGGCTCGGCCACGGGCGCTTGGGACATGAACGCGCTCAGGCTGCAGGCCGACGCCGCCAAGTTCCAGCTGCTTCAGGGGCTCGTGCGCGCGCTCACCACCGCCGCCGTGCCCGCGCTCGCGCCCGGCATGGACAACCTCATGGCACTCCTCGCCGCCAGTAACGGCGGGCAGAACGGCGCCGGCGGAGTCGACCAGAGCATGCTGCTGCAGCAGTGCCAGTGGGACGGCATGAATAACCTACCGGCGCTGACCAACTCCGCGCCGGCGAGCGGCATGCACAACATCAGCGGCATGTTCGACAGCTTCGGCGCCGGGGACGGGCTGAGCTCGACGGAGCTCGGGTGCCACGGCGGGGCGAGCGGGAGCAACGTGACCGTGGACGCGGTGGCGCCACCGCGCCCAATGGTGGCCAACGACCGGGACTGCAACAACAATGGCGGCGGCGGTGTGTCGTGCGAGCAGACGCCGGCGTCGAGCCCGTTCGACGGGCTGGAGAGCCTGAACCTGATGGATGACCTCAACACGGACGGTAGCTGGAAGGATTTGCTAGA CCAAATGTCATGGCTGAACTCAAGTGAGCTGTGA